From the genome of Monomorium pharaonis isolate MP-MQ-018 chromosome 1, ASM1337386v2, whole genome shotgun sequence:
atcttttgtttttctaattatattataaatttaagagcttgcataatagaaaataaggTCATCAATGGATACTTCGCATGCGTTTAACTGCACCATCACATTCACGGTGAAAtcgcaaatataaaaaacagataacaaaaaaaaattatgttagcACGTTACCTTGTATTTACTGATTCTGTCAATAGTTGAGAGGTCACTGGCAGTCAAAGCATAATCATCAGCCTGTTCTGTATCTGTATTTACATTCTCCTCCAGGTACTCTTCATTTGAAAGTCCGAAATCATGATCAGTGCCTTCATCATCGGTCGACTTACTGCGGCTGACGTTTTCTAACCGATGTAATTATTGAATTGGTTGGACGTGCGTTTCCAATTGATCTCCATCATCGTCGTTGGAAAGATCATCTCTTCTGCATCGCAGATTGCcggtattaattaaatattttcgccGTCGCTCTTTCAGACTTTTTAGAACTCGGCTCATCGCATTCTCAAACTCTTTTTGATttggttttttataattagtttccTGCCATTgcatctgtaaaaaaattgtaaacatttaaataaaatatataaatagcattaaatataaactgcGTACCGATCTTGTTGCCGATACAAATACCATATTCGGAAGACGAAAAAGAGAACCATCACCTTCTTTATGATGTTCTCCATCAAGACTTTGGAAATATTCTTTGACAGTTCTAAGTCTATGATTCACTCCGTGTAAAACCAGGacgaaaaaattatagtacagCATTACTTACTGGTACTGTGATATTTCCTCTTCTATTCACAGTCTGCCagtgcccaaaaaacttgatgTTTTGTTCCAAGTCGAATACAGGACACTGAGAGGAAAAAAGACAgattcaatatcataaatattaattttatgaagtaTATTATCAATAGTGGCTTACGGATGTATTTTGTATAGATACGGTCATACAGATGTCATTATCTGATTCAACACGAATG
Proteins encoded in this window:
- the LOC114254270 gene encoding uncharacterized protein LOC114254270, with product MTVSIQNTSCPVFDLEQNIKFFGHWQTVNRRGNITVPMQWQETNYKKPNQKEFENAMSRVLKSLKERRRKYLINTGNLRCRRDDLSNDDDGDQLETHVQPIQ